One segment of Actinomyces sp. 432 DNA contains the following:
- the glnA gene encoding type I glutamate--ammonia ligase: MDKQQEYVLRAIEERDIRFIRLWFTDVLGQLKSVAIAPAEVEGAFEEGIGFDGSAIEGLTRVFESDMLLSPDPSTFQMLPWREEVNSVARMFCDVLTPDGEPARTDPRAVLERQLARVADAGFTCYVHPEIEFYLVDRNSDGRIIPTDYAGYFDHVPGGTAHEFRRHAILMLEQMGISVEFSHHEGGPGQNEIDLRFADALSMADNIMTFRAVVQEVALQEGCQATFMPKPFIDQPGSGMHTHFSLFEGDRNAFHDPAGQYQLSATGRAFIAGLLHHATEICAVTNQHVNSYKRLWGGDEAPSYVCWGHNNRSALVRVPMHKPGKAQSARIEFRGIDSSANPYLAFAVILAAGLKGIEEGYELPAEAEDDVWALSELERKSLGIGALPTSLKSAVAAMAESDLVADTLGEDAFEFFRRNKRREYLAYDAQVTDFEISQFFPRL; encoded by the coding sequence ATGGACAAGCAGCAGGAATACGTGCTTCGCGCCATTGAGGAGCGCGATATCCGCTTCATCCGCCTGTGGTTCACCGACGTGCTCGGTCAGCTCAAGTCGGTGGCGATCGCGCCGGCGGAGGTAGAGGGTGCCTTCGAGGAGGGGATCGGCTTCGACGGCTCCGCCATTGAGGGGCTGACCCGCGTATTCGAGTCGGACATGCTGCTGTCCCCGGACCCCTCCACCTTCCAGATGCTGCCGTGGCGGGAGGAGGTCAACAGCGTCGCCCGTATGTTCTGCGACGTGCTCACCCCGGACGGTGAGCCCGCACGCACGGACCCTCGCGCCGTGCTCGAGCGCCAGCTGGCCCGTGTTGCCGACGCCGGCTTCACCTGCTACGTGCACCCCGAGATCGAGTTTTACCTGGTGGACCGCAACAGCGACGGCCGGATCATCCCCACCGACTACGCCGGCTACTTCGATCACGTGCCCGGCGGCACGGCCCACGAGTTCCGCCGCCACGCCATCCTCATGCTTGAGCAGATGGGCATCTCCGTGGAGTTCTCCCACCACGAGGGCGGCCCCGGCCAGAATGAGATCGATCTGCGCTTCGCCGACGCCCTGTCCATGGCGGACAACATCATGACCTTCCGGGCAGTCGTGCAGGAGGTCGCCCTGCAGGAGGGCTGCCAGGCGACCTTCATGCCCAAGCCCTTCATCGACCAGCCCGGAAGCGGGATGCACACTCACTTCTCACTGTTCGAGGGGGACCGCAACGCATTCCACGACCCGGCCGGGCAGTACCAGCTGTCCGCCACGGGGCGCGCCTTCATTGCGGGCCTGCTGCACCACGCCACCGAGATCTGCGCAGTTACCAACCAGCACGTCAACTCCTACAAGCGCCTGTGGGGCGGCGACGAGGCCCCCAGCTACGTGTGCTGGGGCCACAACAACCGCTCCGCCCTGGTGCGCGTGCCCATGCACAAGCCCGGCAAGGCCCAGTCCGCCCGCATCGAGTTCCGCGGCATCGACTCCTCCGCCAACCCCTACCTGGCCTTCGCCGTGATCCTCGCAGCCGGCCTGAAGGGTATCGAGGAGGGCTACGAGCTGCCTGCCGAGGCCGAGGACGATGTCTGGGCGCTGTCCGAGCTGGAGCGCAAGTCGCTCGGCATTGGCGCGCTGCCCACCTCGCTCAAGAGCGCCGTGGCCGCCATGGCCGAGTCGGACCTGGTGGCGGACACCCTGGGGGAGGATGCCTTCGAGTTCTTCCGCCGCAACAAGCGCCGCGAGTACCTGGCTTACGACGCCCAGGTGACCGACTTCGAGATCAGCCAGTTCTTCCCGCGCCTGTGA